In Deltaproteobacteria bacterium, a single window of DNA contains:
- a CDS encoding HEAT repeat domain-containing protein, which yields MVYFTTMMKSSPSRFHLAPIVSTGLVAAYIVGSLQVYASNAHLLKTVTLLANAGYLTVPNRLIAPYLKSLATALMGGVFFALSIGAGVTLTAFLMALTWKTIGRRKKSLAVLLALPWIALTAGVNLKGVSVFPSLYFTLVPLLVAALTLRFTPDRLDRSAWIRMGLHGALVLILAAAWSTQAGSGMFITIRDRLLLSNPVGIGVNDFYYRYTLYPAEAFKSLHQKMLKTCRLHGFSDPVSKRKILRRLSAYNYLALGNGKTRSGAAAASASADNRAARASVDLTVSAGNDTLLLANGSRPVMEISSKEFLEKTAWVLKSFSEKCDRHLLFRQATFLSLLVGFPIVLYVGLQFLLAGFLSLFIKPGAAAVAAALLCLVAGTSMLIPVRSGMDGKITADRIPALLQSEKWQDRVAALKAIAGQKKNREFGTGMQTLTNDPHIPVRYWLARSLARTRGSRAHTALLELMGDPQPIVACQALYSLGRRRDKRAINAILYQISHSDHWYVQWYGYNALKALGWRQKISI from the coding sequence GTGGTATATTTCACCACCATGATGAAATCTTCGCCAAGCCGGTTCCATCTCGCTCCCATCGTGTCGACGGGTCTCGTTGCCGCCTACATCGTGGGGAGCCTGCAGGTCTACGCCAGCAACGCCCACCTTCTTAAAACCGTAACGCTTCTGGCAAATGCCGGCTACCTGACCGTGCCCAACCGGTTGATCGCGCCCTATCTGAAAAGCCTCGCCACCGCCCTCATGGGGGGGGTGTTCTTCGCCTTGAGCATCGGCGCCGGCGTCACCCTGACGGCTTTTCTTATGGCTTTGACCTGGAAAACCATCGGCCGTCGCAAAAAGTCCCTGGCGGTTCTGCTCGCCCTGCCCTGGATCGCCCTGACCGCCGGTGTCAATCTCAAAGGGGTGTCGGTTTTTCCGTCACTCTATTTTACCCTCGTGCCGCTCCTGGTGGCCGCACTCACCCTCAGGTTCACCCCGGATCGCCTCGACCGCTCCGCATGGATCCGGATGGGACTGCATGGGGCGCTGGTGCTGATTCTGGCGGCTGCCTGGTCAACCCAAGCCGGCAGCGGGATGTTCATCACCATCAGGGACCGCCTGCTTTTGTCCAATCCCGTGGGCATCGGCGTCAATGATTTTTACTACCGCTACACGCTTTACCCTGCCGAGGCCTTTAAATCCCTGCATCAGAAAATGCTCAAAACCTGCCGCCTGCACGGTTTCAGCGATCCGGTGTCGAAAAGGAAAATTTTACGGCGATTGTCCGCGTACAACTACCTTGCCCTGGGGAACGGCAAAACCCGCTCCGGCGCCGCTGCGGCCAGTGCGTCGGCCGACAACCGGGCTGCCCGGGCATCCGTGGATCTGACGGTTTCTGCCGGCAACGACACCTTGCTGCTAGCCAACGGCAGCCGACCGGTGATGGAAATCTCTTCCAAAGAATTTCTTGAAAAAACCGCTTGGGTGCTGAAATCCTTTTCCGAAAAATGCGACCGGCATCTTCTTTTTCGGCAGGCAACCTTCCTGTCCCTCCTGGTGGGGTTTCCCATTGTCCTATACGTCGGCCTCCAGTTCCTGCTGGCAGGCTTTTTGTCCCTGTTCATCAAACCGGGTGCCGCCGCCGTCGCCGCCGCATTGCTTTGCCTCGTCGCCGGGACCTCGATGCTCATTCCCGTGCGCAGCGGCATGGACGGAAAAATTACGGCGGACAGGATTCCGGCGCTTTTGCAGAGCGAGAAGTGGCAGGACCGCGTCGCAGCGCTGAAGGCCATCGCCGGACAAAAAAAGAACCGGGAATTCGGAACCGGAATGCAAACATTGACAAACGATCCGCACATTCCCGTGCGGTACTGGCTGGCGCGAAGCCTGGCCCGCACCCGAGGCTCCCGGGCTCACACGGCGTTGCTGGAACTGATGGGAGATCCGCAGCCCATCGTTGCCTGCCAGGCGCTTTACAGCCTCGGCAGACGCAGAGACAAACGCGCAATCAACGCAATTCTA